A single Arachidicoccus sp. BS20 DNA region contains:
- the recQ gene encoding DNA helicase RecQ, which translates to MAKSTKTASPKKANTSSAAKQKHSHDITAGLQAKFGFDKFKGRQEEAIHSLLNGHDTFVIMPTGGGKSLCYQLPALILDGCAIVVSPLIALMKNQVDLVRGYSEDDNIAHFLNSSLNKGQIKVVRDDVVSGKTKLLYVAPETLTKQENIDFFRAANISFFAVDEAHCISEWGHDFRPEYRRLREMMDEINKDIPVIALTATATPKVQSDIVKNLGLREPNIFISSFNRQNLYYEIQPKVKVDQTIKSIVRFISQNKGKSGIIYTLNRKTTEELAEILMANGIKAVAYHAGLDAKLRAERQDGFLNEDVQVIVATIAFGMGIDKPDIRFVIHYNMPKSIENYYQETGRAGRDGLEGKCILYYSHKDVSKLEHLMRDKPLSEREVGAQLINETLAFVETSVCRRKVLMHYFGEEWNEENCGNCDNCLHPKEKVEAKDEAVKVLKVVKALDERFNLDYAVNILIGRLTPSVTMFRHENIAEFGIGKDKDVHFWNSLIRQMLLENLIRKDIEEYGLLKFTPQGEKFLKKPTSFKIVLNNLFEGADADDEETEGAGATSGAATDEVLFDMLKDLRQKQAKKLGLPPFVIFLETSLNDMATMYPTTLAELEKCQGVSKGKALKYGKPFVELIAKYVEDNDIVKPDDFVMKSVANKASNKIYIIQNVDKKIPLETIAKNKDLRLDELLEEMESIVASGTKLNLNYAIDDMLDEDDQDEIIEYFRGCETSSLDVAKEELSEFDFDWEQLKIMRIKFLCEYGN; encoded by the coding sequence ATGGCAAAAAGTACAAAAACGGCAAGCCCTAAGAAAGCAAACACATCTTCGGCAGCGAAACAAAAACACTCGCACGATATTACCGCAGGGCTTCAGGCTAAATTCGGATTTGATAAATTCAAGGGTCGCCAGGAAGAAGCGATTCATAGTTTACTAAACGGGCACGATACATTTGTAATAATGCCCACCGGCGGCGGCAAAAGTTTGTGTTACCAGCTTCCCGCTTTGATATTGGACGGTTGCGCAATCGTGGTAAGTCCATTAATCGCACTGATGAAAAACCAGGTCGATTTGGTTCGCGGTTACAGCGAAGATGATAATATAGCACACTTTCTCAATTCATCGTTAAATAAAGGTCAGATAAAAGTGGTGCGCGACGATGTCGTTTCGGGCAAAACAAAATTGCTCTACGTTGCGCCGGAAACATTGACTAAGCAAGAGAATATCGACTTTTTCCGCGCGGCAAATATTTCATTTTTTGCAGTGGATGAAGCGCATTGTATATCGGAATGGGGACACGATTTTCGTCCCGAATACCGCCGTTTGCGCGAGATGATGGATGAGATTAACAAAGACATTCCCGTGATTGCTTTGACCGCAACGGCAACACCGAAAGTACAAAGCGATATTGTAAAAAATCTGGGGCTGCGCGAGCCGAATATTTTTATTTCTTCCTTCAACAGGCAAAACCTTTACTACGAAATTCAGCCGAAAGTCAAGGTTGACCAAACTATCAAAAGCATTGTAAGATTTATTTCGCAAAACAAAGGTAAGAGCGGAATTATTTACACACTCAACAGAAAAACCACCGAAGAACTTGCGGAAATTTTAATGGCTAACGGCATCAAAGCCGTTGCTTATCACGCAGGATTGGATGCGAAACTTCGCGCCGAAAGACAAGACGGATTTTTGAATGAAGATGTGCAGGTAATTGTTGCTACTATTGCATTTGGCATGGGCATTGACAAGCCGGATATCCGTTTTGTAATTCATTACAATATGCCGAAGTCGATTGAAAATTATTATCAGGAAACAGGGCGTGCGGGGCGCGATGGTTTGGAAGGTAAGTGTATTCTGTATTATTCGCACAAAGACGTTTCAAAGCTCGAACATTTGATGCGCGACAAGCCTTTGAGCGAGCGCGAAGTGGGAGCGCAATTAATCAATGAAACATTGGCTTTTGTGGAAACTTCTGTTTGCCGCAGAAAAGTATTGATGCATTATTTTGGCGAAGAATGGAACGAAGAAAATTGCGGCAATTGCGACAACTGCCTCCATCCGAAAGAGAAAGTTGAAGCGAAAGATGAAGCTGTAAAAGTGCTGAAAGTGGTTAAAGCACTGGACGAACGTTTTAATCTTGATTATGCTGTAAATATCTTAATCGGAAGATTAACGCCGTCTGTTACTATGTTCCGCCACGAAAATATAGCAGAGTTTGGTATCGGCAAAGACAAAGATGTTCATTTCTGGAACAGTCTTATCCGTCAAATGTTGCTGGAAAATTTAATCAGAAAAGATATTGAAGAATACGGTTTGCTCAAATTTACACCACAAGGCGAGAAATTTTTGAAGAAGCCGACTTCGTTCAAAATCGTATTGAACAATTTATTTGAAGGTGCAGACGCAGACGACGAAGAAACCGAAGGTGCGGGAGCAACGAGCGGCGCAGCAACGGATGAAGTATTGTTCGATATGTTGAAAGATTTGCGCCAGAAACAGGCAAAAAAATTGGGACTGCCGCCATTTGTGATTTTCCTTGAAACGTCGCTAAACGATATGGCTACGATGTATCCGACAACATTGGCAGAATTGGAAAAATGTCAGGGTGTAAGTAAAGGAAAAGCATTGAAATACGGAAAGCCTTTTGTGGAACTGATTGCAAAATATGTGGAAGACAACGACATTGTGAAGCCCGACGATTTTGTAATGAAAAGTGTTGCAAACAAAGCAAGTAACAAGATTTACATTATCCAAAACGTGGACAAAAAAATTCCTTTGGAAACCATTGCCAAGAACAAAGATTTGCGCCTGGACGAGTTACTGGAAGAAATGGAATCCATTGTTGCAAGCGGCACAAAACTGAATCTGAATTATGCTATTGACGATATGCTCGACGAAGACGACCAGGATGAAATCATCGAATATTTTCGTGGTTGTGAAACATCATCTTTGGATGTGGCAAAAGAAGAACTGTCGGAATTTGATTTTGACTGGGAGCAATTGAAAATAATGCGTATTAAGTTTTTGTGCGAGTACGGAAACTAA
- a CDS encoding protein-L-isoaspartate(D-aspartate) O-methyltransferase has translation MRIFEDTYLHKGLRKQLIDFLRDERKITDEDVLAAMNRIPRHFFLDSAFDRIAYEDRAFPIGEGQTISQPYTVAYQTQLLQIKKTDSVLEIGTGSIYQASVLAEMGADVFTIERQKKLFDAQEKFPLKDKYPNIHFFYGDGYQGLPDYAPFDKILITAAAPYIPEKLMAQLKVGGKMVLPVQDIDDAQTMLRITKNDDGTWEEETFDRFSFVPMLKGNV, from the coding sequence ATGAGAATTTTTGAAGATACATATTTACACAAAGGGTTAAGAAAGCAGTTGATAGATTTTCTGCGCGATGAGCGCAAAATAACAGATGAAGATGTACTTGCTGCAATGAACAGAATCCCAAGACATTTTTTCCTCGATTCGGCGTTTGACCGCATTGCGTATGAAGACCGTGCATTTCCCATTGGCGAAGGGCAGACTATTTCGCAGCCTTATACAGTTGCATATCAAACACAATTATTACAAATAAAAAAAACGGACAGCGTTTTAGAAATAGGCACCGGAAGTATTTACCAGGCTTCGGTTTTGGCGGAAATGGGCGCAGATGTTTTTACCATTGAACGGCAGAAAAAATTGTTTGACGCGCAGGAAAAGTTTCCTTTAAAAGATAAATATCCCAACATACATTTTTTCTATGGCGATGGCTATCAGGGGTTGCCCGATTACGCGCCGTTTGACAAAATTTTGATTACGGCTGCCGCACCATATATTCCCGAAAAATTAATGGCACAACTAAAAGTGGGAGGAAAAATGGTATTGCCTGTGCAGGATATTGACGATGCGCAAACGATGCTTCGCATTACCAAAAATGATGACGGTACCTGGGAAGAAGAAACTTTCGACCGTTTTTCTTTTGTTCCGATGCTGAAAGGAAATGTCTAA
- the queA gene encoding tRNA preQ1(34) S-adenosylmethionine ribosyltransferase-isomerase QueA — translation MKLSQFRFDLPLNLIAQNPPKRREDSRLMVVERKTGRIEHRHFRDVLDYFDDKDVFVVNNTKVFPARMYGRKEKTGAKIEVFLLRELNKQNRLWDVIVDPARKIRVGNKLYFGENDELVAEVIDNTTSRGRTIRFLWDKDEASFREMLEFMGETPLPKYIKRKPTEEDKERYQTVYAKYEGAVAAPTAGLHFSKELIKRLEIQGIKFAELTLHTSLGTFRPIEVEDLSKHKMDAEYFRIDEETCRIVNKAKETGHRVCSVGTTTMRALESSFTAEGLLKPAEGWTNTFIHPPYDFNIADSLITNFHLPKTSLLIMVCAFAGYDLAMEAYKTAIKEKYNFFTYGDAMLVL, via the coding sequence ATGAAATTATCGCAGTTTCGCTTTGACCTTCCGCTAAACCTGATTGCACAAAATCCCCCGAAACGCAGAGAAGACAGCCGCTTGATGGTTGTTGAACGCAAAACAGGACGTATCGAACACAGACATTTTCGCGACGTGCTTGACTACTTCGACGACAAAGACGTGTTCGTAGTAAATAACACTAAAGTTTTTCCTGCACGCATGTACGGTCGCAAGGAAAAAACAGGTGCGAAGATTGAAGTATTTCTCTTGCGCGAACTGAATAAGCAAAACCGTCTTTGGGACGTAATTGTTGACCCGGCGCGCAAAATCCGCGTGGGTAATAAATTATATTTCGGAGAAAACGATGAGTTGGTTGCCGAAGTTATCGACAACACGACAAGCCGGGGAAGAACCATTCGTTTTCTATGGGACAAAGATGAAGCAAGCTTTCGCGAAATGCTGGAGTTCATGGGCGAAACGCCACTTCCTAAATACATCAAACGTAAACCTACGGAAGAAGATAAAGAACGCTATCAAACCGTTTATGCAAAATACGAAGGTGCAGTTGCTGCACCTACAGCAGGCTTGCATTTCAGCAAAGAATTAATCAAGCGATTGGAAATCCAGGGTATCAAATTCGCAGAACTTACGTTGCATACAAGCCTCGGCACTTTCCGTCCGATTGAAGTTGAAGACCTGAGCAAGCATAAAATGGATGCCGAATATTTCCGCATTGATGAAGAAACCTGTCGCATTGTCAACAAAGCCAAAGAAACAGGACACAGAGTTTGCTCCGTAGGCACAACCACAATGCGAGCTTTGGAAAGCAGCTTTACAGCCGAAGGTTTACTGAAACCCGCAGAAGGCTGGACAAACACATTTATTCATCCTCCGTATGATTTCAATATAGCAGACAGTCTTATTACTAATTTCCATTTGCCCAAAACAAGTTTGCTGATTATGGTTTGCGCCTTCGCAGGATACGATTTGGCAATGGAAGCATACAAAACAGCCATTAAAGAAAAGTACAATTTCTTTACCTACGGCGATGCGATGTTGGTATTGTAA
- a CDS encoding tyrosine-protein phosphatase: MFSFLRKKNKDDLTSVKDWSFVVTDIHSHILPGIDDGAKNIHDSISLIKTMYKHGYKKMIATPHVSEDIYSNSKDTILQKLFAVRQKVSELNIDMEIDAAAEYMIDERFVSLAESEDKLLTIYDNKVLVEMSYLIESPLLHTALFTMQTRGYQPILAHPERYNFYHDRLEKYDELKDKGCLFQLNTIALSGYYGKSVKRVAEYLFNKNMYDYCGSDIHHLRHTHALNSLLGSRHLQLLREYPFLNKEIELSNKFSETNSLAG, encoded by the coding sequence ATGTTTAGTTTTTTACGTAAAAAAAATAAAGACGATCTTACTTCTGTGAAAGACTGGAGTTTTGTAGTCACAGATATTCATTCTCATATACTTCCGGGTATAGACGATGGCGCTAAAAATATACATGACAGCATAAGTCTTATAAAAACCATGTACAAACATGGTTATAAGAAAATGATAGCTACTCCGCATGTAAGTGAAGATATTTACTCCAACTCGAAAGACACAATTTTGCAAAAATTGTTTGCAGTCCGCCAAAAAGTAAGCGAGCTGAATATCGATATGGAAATAGACGCTGCCGCGGAATACATGATAGACGAGCGCTTCGTTTCCTTAGCGGAAAGTGAAGATAAGCTGCTTACTATCTATGACAACAAAGTATTGGTAGAAATGTCTTACCTGATAGAATCCCCGCTTTTACATACAGCCTTGTTTACCATGCAAACACGCGGTTATCAGCCGATACTGGCACATCCGGAACGATACAATTTTTATCACGACAGACTGGAAAAATATGACGAGCTGAAAGATAAAGGTTGCTTGTTTCAACTGAACACAATAGCGCTTTCGGGCTATTACGGTAAAAGTGTAAAAAGGGTTGCCGAATATTTGTTCAATAAAAATATGTATGACTACTGCGGCTCCGATATCCATCATCTGCGTCATACGCACGCACTTAACAGTTTATTGGGCAGCCGGCATCTTCAACTGTTAAGAGAATATCCGTTCCTTAATAAGGAAATAGAATTAAGTAATAAATTCAGCGAAACAAACTCTCTTGCAGGATAA
- the bcp gene encoding thioredoxin-dependent thiol peroxidase, with protein MSKETILEPGDKAPDFKGVDQNGNVVSLKDFKGKKVVLYFYPKDNTPGCTAQACNLRDNYEILINKGFQIIGVSGDSVKSHKKFEEKFDLPFPLIADEDKKIIEDYGVWRPKLFMGRSFLGIVRTTFLIDEKGIIKTIIDKPNTKNHTEQVLDAWDEN; from the coding sequence ATGTCAAAAGAAACAATATTGGAACCCGGCGATAAAGCACCCGATTTTAAAGGCGTTGACCAAAATGGCAATGTAGTTTCCTTAAAGGATTTTAAAGGGAAGAAAGTTGTATTATATTTTTATCCTAAAGATAATACTCCGGGCTGTACGGCACAGGCTTGTAATTTGAGGGATAATTATGAAATATTGATAAATAAAGGCTTTCAAATAATAGGAGTGAGCGGCGACAGTGTGAAAAGCCACAAGAAGTTTGAAGAAAAATTTGATTTGCCATTTCCATTAATTGCCGATGAAGACAAAAAAATTATTGAAGATTACGGCGTATGGCGTCCGAAATTATTTATGGGGCGTTCGTTTCTCGGTATTGTGCGTACTACTTTTTTGATTGATGAAAAAGGAATTATCAAAACAATAATTGATAAACCGAATACTAAAAATCATACGGAACAAGTATTGGATGCGTGGGATGAAAATTAA
- a CDS encoding DUF4197 domain-containing protein, with protein sequence MKKLLIVLSLAGCLTFSSCGTTNPLSSIAGIGTGNTMNTAITDLLLQSVLSGIGNLGTNNGFLNNQLYKILLPPEAQKVASTLQALGLGSVVNSAETQMNHAAEQAVVTAKPIFTNAIKSMSISDAASLVSGGNNAITNYFKQKTSSQLLAAFTPIIKQSLDKNNATKYYSQIADTYNKVPLVKNKLNPDLSNYVANQAMNAMFNQMAGAEKNIRTNPAAQTTAALKQVFGKK encoded by the coding sequence ATGAAAAAACTTCTTATTGTTTTATCGCTTGCGGGCTGCTTGACATTTTCTTCGTGCGGAACCACTAATCCGCTTTCTTCAATTGCAGGCATCGGTACAGGAAATACAATGAATACGGCTATTACCGATTTGCTTTTACAAAGCGTACTTTCCGGCATCGGAAATCTGGGAACGAATAATGGATTTTTAAACAATCAGCTGTATAAAATATTGCTTCCGCCCGAAGCACAAAAAGTAGCAAGTACATTACAGGCACTTGGTTTGGGAAGTGTTGTTAACAGCGCCGAAACACAGATGAATCATGCGGCAGAACAAGCCGTAGTAACGGCTAAACCGATTTTTACAAATGCTATTAAAAGTATGTCCATTAGCGATGCGGCAAGTTTGGTTTCCGGCGGTAATAATGCGATTACCAATTATTTTAAACAAAAAACCTCTTCACAATTATTGGCTGCGTTTACACCGATTATCAAACAGTCGTTGGACAAAAACAACGCAACCAAATATTATTCGCAAATAGCAGATACATACAATAAAGTTCCGCTGGTAAAAAACAAACTGAATCCCGATTTGTCAAATTATGTAGCCAATCAGGCGATGAACGCGATGTTTAACCAAATGGCTGGCGCAGAGAAAAATATTCGTACAAATCCTGCGGCGCAAACAACAGCTGCATTGAAGCAGGTTTTCGGTAAGAAATAA
- the dapF gene encoding diaminopimelate epimerase: MQEISFYKYQGTGNDFVMIDGINSDINLSIQNIKDICHRKFGVGADGLIILKKHPSLHFEMDYYNADGTQSMCGNGGRCAVQFAKQLGIIENTYHFLAIDGEHTATIEEDGVHLKMKDVHKVDFINGHYVLNTGSPHYIKFVEDVQLTNVVEEGRKIRYNDTYKAEGINVNFVQTLDDTTIFVRTYERGVEDETFSCGTGVTAASLVSAHNERGFNRIEVKTLGGNLAVEFDRIGEENFGDVWLCGPAELVFEGKIKVDK, translated from the coding sequence ATGCAAGAGATTAGTTTTTACAAGTACCAGGGAACTGGAAATGATTTTGTGATGATTGACGGAATTAACAGCGACATCAATTTATCCATCCAAAATATAAAAGATATATGCCATCGGAAATTTGGCGTGGGCGCAGATGGATTGATTATTCTAAAAAAACATCCTTCATTGCATTTTGAAATGGATTATTATAATGCAGATGGAACGCAAAGTATGTGTGGAAACGGCGGCAGATGTGCTGTACAATTTGCAAAGCAATTGGGAATTATAGAAAATACATATCATTTTCTTGCTATCGATGGCGAACATACTGCAACAATTGAAGAAGACGGTGTTCATTTAAAAATGAAAGATGTACACAAAGTTGATTTTATCAATGGACATTATGTGTTGAATACAGGAAGCCCGCACTACATCAAATTTGTAGAAGATGTTCAACTTACAAATGTTGTTGAAGAAGGACGAAAAATCCGTTACAACGATACGTATAAAGCAGAAGGTATCAATGTGAATTTTGTACAAACGTTGGACGACACAACAATTTTTGTCCGCACTTATGAACGTGGTGTTGAAGACGAAACTTTTAGTTGTGGAACGGGCGTAACTGCTGCGAGCCTCGTGTCGGCGCACAACGAAAGAGGTTTCAACAGAATTGAAGTAAAAACTTTAGGTGGTAATCTGGCAGTTGAATTTGATAGAATAGGAGAGGAAAACTTTGGCGATGTGTGGCTTTGCGGTCCTGCGGAATTGGTATTTGAAGGAAAGATAAAAGTGGATAAATAA
- a CDS encoding nucleoside phosphorylase → MSGIIPESELIINNRGAIYHLDVKPEELGQTVITVGDPDRVKEVSKYFDNIEVQRQHREFITHTGTLGSKRISVVSTGIGPDNIDIVFNELDALVNIDFTSRTIKEKLTTLHIIRIGTCGSLQEDIPVDGMVAGTYGLGIDNLLNYYLQENNVDELELLQQFIRHTQIDQQFSMPYINAAGSSLLKHFVDGFHHGITVTCPGFYGPQGRVLRLGLKYPNFVDLLGTFSYGTHRIANFEMETSAMYGLGKLLGHQVLSINAVVANRVARTFSKDGKAAVENTIQKVLERISEI, encoded by the coding sequence ATGAGCGGCATAATACCTGAAAGCGAGCTTATCATCAATAACAGGGGAGCTATCTATCATCTTGACGTAAAACCCGAAGAACTTGGTCAAACTGTTATTACCGTGGGCGACCCCGACAGAGTGAAAGAAGTAAGCAAATATTTTGATAACATTGAAGTTCAACGCCAGCATCGTGAGTTTATCACACATACCGGAACGCTCGGCAGTAAACGGATTTCCGTAGTTTCTACAGGTATTGGTCCTGATAATATTGATATTGTATTCAATGAACTGGATGCGCTTGTTAACATTGATTTTACTTCGCGTACTATTAAAGAGAAACTTACTACGTTGCACATCATACGCATAGGCACTTGCGGTTCGTTGCAGGAAGATATTCCTGTCGATGGCATGGTTGCCGGCACGTATGGTTTGGGCATTGATAATTTACTAAATTATTATTTGCAGGAAAACAATGTTGACGAACTTGAATTGTTGCAACAATTTATTCGCCATACACAAATCGACCAACAGTTTTCCATGCCTTATATTAATGCCGCCGGCAGCAGCTTACTGAAACATTTTGTGGACGGATTTCATCATGGCATTACGGTAACCTGCCCCGGATTTTATGGTCCGCAAGGTCGTGTTTTGCGTTTGGGTTTAAAGTATCCTAACTTTGTAGATTTACTTGGAACTTTTTCTTACGGTACGCATAGAATTGCCAACTTTGAAATGGAAACGAGTGCAATGTACGGCTTGGGAAAATTGCTTGGACATCAGGTCTTGAGCATTAATGCGGTTGTGGCAAACAGAGTGGCTCGTACATTTTCTAAAGACGGAAAAGCGGCTGTGGAAAATACCATTCAAAAAGTACTGGAACGAATCAGCGAAATATAA
- the dprA gene encoding DNA-processing protein DprA — protein MNEELKYQIALTLVPSIGVVTAKKLIEHFGDAQTIFSANKKDLRDAGIASDAIESIKTFDDFSKVDEEILFIKKYKIQTFFITQKDYPQRLLNCYDPPVLLYYKGNSNLNDEKIVSIIGTRNNTPYGKKTAEEIVEKLSVQNILIVSGLAYGIDTIAHKAALKNNLQTIGVLANGLKTIYPSENKKLAEEMLAQGGLLSEFSHDTKPDRYNFPRRNRIVAGMADATIVVETSRKGGSMITAEIANSYGREIFAVPGRIGDEKSNGCNYLIQSNKAQIFTDTEQFLYAMNWNNSKKKPKQQTMIFADLSLNEQKVVDVLRTNEALHIDTLKASCGLSSGELASAMLTLELAGIIVSLPGKLYQLA, from the coding sequence ATGAATGAAGAATTAAAATACCAGATTGCTTTAACCCTTGTTCCAAGCATCGGCGTTGTTACCGCGAAAAAATTGATTGAACATTTTGGCGATGCACAAACAATTTTTTCTGCCAATAAAAAAGATTTGCGCGATGCGGGCATTGCAAGCGATGCGATTGAATCCATTAAAACATTTGACGATTTCTCTAAAGTGGATGAAGAAATTTTATTCATTAAAAAATATAAGATTCAAACATTTTTCATTACACAAAAAGATTATCCGCAAAGGTTGCTGAATTGCTATGACCCGCCGGTTTTGCTATATTACAAAGGCAACTCAAATTTGAACGATGAAAAAATTGTAAGCATTATCGGTACAAGAAACAATACGCCTTACGGCAAAAAAACAGCGGAAGAAATTGTTGAAAAATTATCGGTGCAAAATATTTTAATCGTAAGCGGGTTGGCTTATGGAATTGATACGATTGCGCACAAAGCTGCATTGAAAAATAACCTGCAAACGATTGGCGTTTTGGCAAACGGATTAAAAACCATTTATCCGTCAGAGAATAAAAAACTCGCAGAAGAAATGCTCGCACAAGGCGGCTTGTTAAGCGAATTTTCGCACGACACCAAACCCGACAGGTATAACTTTCCGCGCCGCAACAGAATTGTTGCAGGTATGGCTGATGCAACAATTGTGGTTGAAACTTCGCGTAAAGGCGGCAGCATGATTACAGCTGAAATTGCAAACAGTTACGGTCGTGAAATTTTCGCCGTTCCGGGAAGAATCGGAGACGAGAAAAGCAATGGTTGCAATTATTTAATACAATCAAACAAAGCGCAAATTTTTACGGATACCGAGCAGTTTTTGTATGCGATGAATTGGAATAATTCGAAGAAGAAGCCTAAACAGCAAACCATGATTTTTGCAGATTTGTCTTTGAACGAACAGAAAGTTGTTGATGTTCTCAGAACAAACGAGGCTTTGCACATTGATACTCTGAAAGCCAGTTGCGGCTTGAGTTCCGGCGAATTGGCAAGTGCGATGCTTACTTTGGAGCTGGCTGGAATTATCGTTTCACTGCCGGGGAAATTATATCAGTTAGCATAA
- a CDS encoding ABC transporter substrate-binding protein: MNSFQRYVVIIINFIFLFSCNHHTKNKEQIFYYNESRDIATLDPAFAKSQSVMWAIHQIFNRLVDLDSNMNIVPSVAKSWDVSADFLIYTFHLRNDVFFQNNAAFKNGKGRRLTAQDVAYSLNRIIDANTASTGAWLFNNRIAQHGFIALNDTTFQLKLLRPFHPILNILSMDYCSVVPHEAVEKYGKDFGHHPCGSGAFQFKFWDDGQALILQKNQHYWEYDKNGKRLPYLDAIDISFNANKAMEFLQFRQGRLNFISDIEPSFQDEVITKTGELRKQWQGKIVLEKQPYLNIEYLGILLDENNPLVKNSPLKIKSVRQAMSYAIDKKQLMMYLRNSIGTPANSGFAPSGLPSSNTDSVKGYNYNPTLALKLLNDAGFPNGKGLPAITLSTSPQFADVCDFVAKQENNIGIKVQVEVLQKSMMLQQTAQQQCALFLGSWIADYPDAENYMACFYGKNPAPPNYTRYKNKAFDDLYEQSLQENNDSVRYSMYRKLDQMMIDDAPVIPIFYDEVIRLVQPDVRGFQTNALNTLELKNVYFQK, from the coding sequence ATGAATTCGTTTCAAAGATATGTTGTAATCATCATAAATTTTATCTTCCTTTTTTCTTGTAATCATCATACGAAAAACAAGGAACAAATTTTTTATTACAATGAAAGTCGCGACATTGCTACGCTCGACCCTGCGTTTGCAAAAAGTCAGTCCGTGATGTGGGCAATTCATCAGATTTTTAATCGTCTTGTCGATTTGGACAGCAATATGAATATCGTTCCATCTGTTGCAAAAAGTTGGGACGTGAGTGCCGATTTTTTGATCTATACTTTTCATTTAAGAAATGATGTTTTTTTTCAAAATAATGCCGCTTTTAAAAATGGCAAAGGTCGTCGCTTAACCGCGCAGGACGTGGCTTACAGCCTCAACAGAATTATTGATGCGAATACTGCAAGCACAGGCGCTTGGTTGTTTAATAATCGCATTGCGCAGCATGGATTTATTGCGTTGAACGATACGACTTTTCAATTAAAATTGTTGCGTCCGTTTCATCCTATTCTCAATATTTTGAGCATGGATTATTGTTCTGTTGTGCCGCACGAAGCGGTGGAAAAATACGGTAAAGATTTTGGGCATCATCCATGCGGCAGCGGCGCGTTTCAATTCAAGTTTTGGGATGACGGGCAAGCATTGATTTTGCAAAAAAATCAGCATTATTGGGAGTACGATAAAAACGGAAAACGGTTGCCCTATCTCGATGCGATTGATATAAGTTTCAATGCAAATAAAGCCATGGAGTTTTTGCAATTCAGGCAGGGACGATTAAATTTTATCAGCGATATTGAACCGTCATTTCAGGACGAAGTGATTACAAAAACAGGCGAGTTGCGCAAGCAATGGCAAGGAAAAATTGTGTTGGAAAAACAGCCTTATCTCAACATTGAATATCTCGGAATTTTGCTGGATGAAAATAATCCTTTGGTAAAAAATTCGCCCTTAAAAATTAAATCTGTTCGTCAGGCGATGAGCTATGCAATTGATAAAAAACAGCTGATGATGTATTTGCGCAATTCCATTGGAACGCCTGCTAATTCAGGGTTTGCGCCAAGCGGGTTGCCGTCGAGCAACACCGATTCCGTGAAAGGTTACAACTATAATCCAACGCTTGCTTTGAAGTTGTTGAACGATGCAGGATTTCCGAATGGTAAAGGTTTGCCGGCGATTACTTTGTCCACTTCGCCACAGTTTGCGGATGTGTGTGATTTTGTTGCGAAACAAGAAAATAATATCGGTATAAAAGTACAGGTTGAAGTGTTGCAAAAGAGTATGATGCTGCAACAAACGGCGCAACAGCAATGCGCATTATTTCTCGGAAGCTGGATTGCAGATTATCCCGATGCGGAAAATTATATGGCTTGTTTTTATGGCAAAAATCCTGCGCCGCCGAATTATACAAGGTATAAAAACAAAGCCTTTGATGATTTGTACGAACAATCTTTGCAGGAAAATAATGATTCGGTAAGATATTCAATGTACAGGAAATTAGACCAGATGATGATTGACGATGCGCCTGTAATTCCGATATTTTACGATGAAGTTATTAGGCTTGTACAGCCCGACGTGCGCGGCTTTCAGACGAATGCGTTGAATACATTGGAGTTGAAAAATGTGTATTTTCAAAAATAA